From a single Ailuropoda melanoleuca isolate Jingjing chromosome 12, ASM200744v2, whole genome shotgun sequence genomic region:
- the ANKRD11 gene encoding ankyrin repeat domain-containing protein 11 isoform X1 — protein sequence MPKGGCSRTPQHEDFSLSNDMVEKQTGKKDKDKVSLTKTPKLDRSDGGKEVRERATKRKLPFTVGANGEQKDSDTEKQGPERKRIKKEPVTRKAGLLFGMGLSGIRAGYPLSERQQVALLMQMTAEESANSPVDTTPKHPSQSTVCQKGTPNSASKTKDKVNKRNERGETRLHRAAIRGDARRIKELIGEGADVNVKDFAGWTALHEACNRGYYDVAKQLLAAGAEVNTKGLDDDTPLHDAANNGHYKVVKLLLRYGGNPQQSNRKGETPLKVANSPTMVNLLLGKGTYTSSEESSTAESSEEEDAPSFAPSSSVDGNNTDSEFEKGLKHKAKNPEPQKTVTPVKDEYEFDEDDEQDRVPPVDDKHLLKKDYRKETKSNSFISIPKMEVKSYTKNNTIAPKKAAHRILSDTSDEEDVGVTVGTGEKLRLSAHTILPSNKTREPSNAKQQKEKSKVKKKRKKETKGKEVRFGKRNDKFCSSESDSASSESGEDDGDSVGSSGCLKGSPLVLKDPSLFSSLSASSASSHGSSAAQKHNPGHADPHTKHWRTDNWKTISSPAWSEVSSLSDSTRTRLTSESDCSSEGSSVESLKPVRKKQEHRKRGSLQSALSEKKNSFHASVDGAIPKLDKEGKVVKKHKTKHKHKNKEKGLCSVSQELKLKSFTYEYEDSKQRSEKAILLDNDVSSENKLKALKHDRDHFKKEERLGKMKSEEKEWLFKEEVVKVSKDEKSLKRIKDMSRSFREEKDRLTKAEKEKLVKEKSPKEEKLRLYKEERKKKSKDRPSKLEKKNDFKEDRLSKEKEKTFKEEKEKLKKEKVYKEDSSAFDEYCNKSQFLENEDTKFSLSDDQQDRWFSDLSDSSFDFKGDDSWDSPVTDYRDVKSDPVARLILETVKEDGKDKKRETKGREKRDYGDKRSERDAFFRKKDRDCLDKSCERRKEQMEKHKGVPSCLPEKDKKRRESAEGGRDRKDPLEGAKERKDGRAKPEEAYREELKELGGEASFKDRPDCDFGKGLEPWERLHAAREKEKKEKAKLEKYKDKSSDKDKSEKSILEKCQKDKEFDKCFKEKKDTKEKHKDTHSKDKERKASLDQVKEKREKTFPGLLSEDFPEKKDEKKGKEKSWYIADIFTDESEDEKDEYAASGLRLGEAGDTPRADGPLDTDRHRKHSTDRQHSEKQKDRELREKKKEKGATEGGKDKKEKVLEKHKDKKDKDSAEKYKDRKDRTSVDSTQEKKNKQKPPEKVERKPPAEDKAKSRHRERPDREHCRDRKASRSAEAEKSLLEKLEEEALHAYREDSNDKASEVSSDSFTDRGQEPGLSALLEVSFTEPPEEKVKEKERHRHSSSSSKKSHDRERIKKDKSEKREKSDDYKDSGGRKDPSQYDKDFSDADTYGIPYGTKADAEDGLDKAIELFSTEKKDKNDSEREPPKKVEKELKPYGSSAASALKERRRREKHREKWRDDRDKHRDRHGDGLLRHHKDEQKPVARDKDNPPNPVRDKSREESLKLSETKLKEKLKENPEKEKGDPAKVSNGNEKLPVSRDPAKRDARPREKLLGDGDLMMTSFERMLSQKDLEVEERHKRHKERMKQMEKMRHRSGDPKLKERMKPAEDARKKSLDVPPKKPPAPDPALKDKKLKESAPAPPATENKPHPGAAVDTRDWLAGPHMKEVLPASPRPDQGRPTGVPTPASVVSCPSYEEAMHTPRTPSCSADDYSDLMFDCADPQPASSTSASACSPSFFDRFSVAASGIPETASQTPARPLCTSLYRSVSVDIRRTPEEEFSPGDKLFRQQSVPTASSYDSPGQPLEDKAPGPPGPAEKFACLSPGYYSPDYGIPSPKADTLHCPPAAVVNVTPSPEGAFSGLQAKSPPPHRDELLAPSMEGALPPDLGIPLDATEDQQATAAIIPPEPSYLEPLDEGPFSTVITEEPVEWAHPAASEQGLSCSLIGGTPENPVSWPVGPDLLLKSPQRLPESPQHFCPSEALHPAAPGPFGATEPPYPGSPDSYPLSATESGLEGAKGDAVEAVPASVSAPEEPAAFAPASRLEPFFTNCKPLPEAPPDMAPEPACLTTVTQVEALGPMESNFLENGHDLSALGQVEPVPWPDGFPNSEDDLDLGPFSLPELPPLQAKDVSDDVETEPVEETALVPPEESPAGPPVVPNGGDVPASAAEEQPALPPDQGAPRLPAEPEPEPPAEPKPDALLEAAVEAGAVSEGRVPEDSDSSLGPAPAPPEQHPPGSGEEEAEGQDPPAASHSGPDAPVDGPAPAHAVDGAGPLDDACLEGPLGSLQPEATEPEPKPAAEAPKAPKVEEIPQRMTRNRAQMLANQSKQSSPPSEKEPAPAPAPRAKGRCCEEEDPQAQHPRKRRFQRSSQQLQQQMNTSTQQTREVIQQTLAAIVDAIKLDDIEPYHSDRSNPYFEYLQIRKKIEEKRKILCYITPQAPQCYAEYVTYTGSYLLDGKPLSKLHIPVIAPPPSLAEPLKELFKQQETVRGKLRLQHSIEREKLIVSCEQEILRVHCRAARTIANQAVPFSACTMLLDSEVYNMPLESQGDENKSVRDRFNARQFISWLQDVDDKYDRMKTCLLMRQQHEAAALNAVQRMEWQLKVQELDPAGHKSLCVNEVPSFYVPMVDVNDDFVLLPA from the exons GTGGTGAAGCTGTTGCTACGGTATGGGGGGAACCCTCAGCAAAGCAACAGGAAAGGCGAGACGCCACTAAAGGTGGCCAACTCCCCGACCATGGTGAATCTCCTGTTGGGCAAGGGGACCTACACGTCCAGCGAGGAGAGCTCAACCG cagaGAGCTCAGAGGAGGAAGACGCCCCGTCGTTCGCACCTTCTAGCTCAGTTGACGGCAATAACACAGACTCTGAATTTGAGAAGGGCCTGAAGCACAAGGCTAAGAACCCGGAGCCCCAGAAAACCGTGACCCCCGTCAAGGATGAGTACGAGTTTGACGAGGATGACGAGCAGGACAGAGTCCCTCCAGTGGATGATAAACACTTACTGAAAAAGGATTACAGAAAAGAAACTAAgtcaaatagttttatttctattcccaaaatggaagtgaaaagttACACTAAAAATAACACAATTGCACCAAAGAAAGCGGCTCATCGCATCTTGTCAGACACGTCGGACGAGGAGGACGTTGGTGTCACTGTGGGGACAGGAGAGAAGCTGAGACTCTCGGCGCACACGATATTGCCCAGTAACAAAACACGGGAACCTTCTAATGCcaagcagcagaaggaaaaaagtaaagtgaaaaagaagcgaaagaaagaaacaaaaggcaaagagGTGCGATTTGGGAAGCGGAATGACAAGTTCTGTTCGTCTGAGTCAGATAGCGCGTCCTCGGAGAGCGGCGAGGACGACGGGGACTCGGTGGGGAGCTCTGGCTGCCTCAAGGGGTCCCCGCTGGTGCTGAAGGACCCCTCCCTGTTCAGCTCTCTGTCCGCCTCGTCCGCCTCGTCCCACGGGAGCTCTGCTGCCCAGAAGCACAACCCTGGCCACGCAGATCCTCACACCAAGCACTGGCGGACAGACAATTGGAAAACCATTTCTTCTCCTGCCTGGTCAGAGGTCAGCTCTCTATCAGACTCCACAAGGACGAGACTGACGAGCGAGTCTGATTGCTCCTCTGAGGGCTCCAGTGTGGAGTCGCTGAAGCccgtgaggaagaagcaggaacaCAGGAAGAGGGGCAGCCTGCAGAGCGCCCTGTCTGAGAAGAAGAACTCTTTCCATGCCAGTGTGGATGGCGCCATCCCCAAGCTGGACAAGGAGGGGAAGGTCGTCAAGAAACACAAAAcgaaacacaaacacaaaaacaaggagaaaggGTTGTGCTCGGTCAGTCAGGAACTCAAGTTGAAAAGCTTCACCTACGAGTATGAGGACTCCAAGCAGAGGTCCGAGAAGGCCATACTTCTGGACAACGATGTGTCCAGCGAGAACAAGTTGAAAGCCTTGAAGCATGACAGGGACCACttcaagaaggaagagagacTCGGCAAGATGAAGTCGGAGGAGAAGGAATGGCTCTTCAAAGAGGAGGTGGTCAAGGTCTCCAAGGATGAGAAATCCCTGAAGAGAATCAAAGACATGAGCAGGTCCTTCCGAGAAGAAAAGGACCGTTTGACTAAAGCTGAAAAGGAGAAACTAGTGAAGGAGAAATCTCCTAAAGAGGAAAAGCTGAGACTGtacaaagaggaaaggaagaaaaagtccaAAGACAGGCCCTCAAagttagagaaaaagaatgacTTTAAAGAGGACAGActttcaaaggagaaagagaagactttcaaagaagagaaagaaaaactcaagaaagaaaaggtttaTAAGGAAGACTCTTCTGCTTTTGATGAATACTGTAACAAAAGTCAGTTTCTGGAGAATGAAGATACCAAGTTCAGCCTCTCTGATGACCAGCAGGACAGGTGGTTTTCTGACCTGTCCGACTCATCCTTTGATTTCAAAGGGGACGACAGCTGGGATTCTCCGGTGACGGACTACAGGGACGTGAAGAGCGACCCTGTGGCCAGACTGATCCTGGAGACGGTGAAAGAGGACGGCAAGGACAAGAAGCGGGAAACCAAGGGCCGCGAAAAGCGAGACTATGGGGACAAGCGGAGTGAGAGAGATGCTTTCTTCAGGAAGAAGGACAGGGACTGTCTGGACAAGAGCTGcgagaggaggaaggagcagatggagaagcaCAAAGGTGTCCCCAGCTGCCTCCCCGAGAAGGACAAAAAGAGGAGGGAGTCCGCCGAGGGTGGACGGGACAGGAAGGACCCCCTTGAGGGCGCCAAGGAGCGGAAGGACGGCAGGGCCAAGCCTGAGGAGGCGTACCGGGAGGAGCTGAAGGAACTGGGCGGCGAGGCTAGCTTCAAGGACAGGCCCGACTGCGACTTCGGGAagggcctggagccctgggaaAGGCTCCACGCtgccagagagaaggagaagaaggagaaagcgaaattagagaaatacaaagacaAGTCCAGTGACAAAGATAAAAGCGAAAAATCTATCCTTGAGAAATGTCAGAAGGACAAGgaatttgataaatgttttaaagagaaaaaagataccaAGGAGAAGCATAAAGACACACACAGCAAAGACAAGGAGAGGAAGGCGTCTCTCGACCAAGttaaagaaaagagggagaagactTTCCCTGGGCTTCTTTCCGAGGACTTCCCTGAGAAGAAAGAcgagaagaagggaaaggagaagagctGGTACATTGCAGACATCTTTACCGACGAGAGCGAGGACGAGAAAGATGAGTACGCGGCCAGCGGGCTCAGACTCGGGGAGGCCGGGGACACGCCACGGGCGGACGGCCCTCTGGACACCGACCGGCACCGGAAGCACTCCACCGACCGGCAGCACTCGGAGAAGCAGAAAGACCGGGAGCTCCgcgaaaagaaaaaggagaagggagccacagaagggggcaaagacaagaaagagaaagtccTTGAGAAGCACAAAGACAAGAAGGATAAAGACTCTGCAGAAAAGTACAAGGACAGGAAAGACCGGACGTCTGTCGACTccactcaggaaaagaaaaacaaacagaagcccCCAGAGAAGGTGGAGAGGAAGCCCCCTGCCGAGGACAAGGCCAAGAGCAGGCACCGGGAGAGGCCGGACAGGGAGCACTGCCGAGACAGGAAGGCGTCGAGGAGCGCAGAGGCTGAGAAGAGCCTGCTGgagaagctggaggaagaggcCCTGCACGCGTACAGAGAGGACTCCAACGACAAGGCCAGTGAGGTGTCCTCGGACAGCTTCACGGACCGTGGGCAGGAGCCAGGCCTCAGCGCCCTCCTGGAGGTGTCCTTCACGGAGCCCCCGGAGGAGAAGGtcaaggagaaagagaggcacaGACACTCTTCATCCTCGTCCAAGAAAAGTCACGACCGAGAGAGGATCAAGAAAGACAAGTccgagaaaagagaaaagagcgATGACTACAAGGACTCTGGCGGCAGGAAGGACCCCAGCCAGTACGACAAGGACTTCTCAGATGCTGACACTTACGGGATCCCTTACGGCACAAAAGCCGACGCAGAGGACGGCTTAGATAAAGCCATTGAGCTCTTCTCCACTGAGAAGAAAGATAAGAACGATTCTGAAAGAGAGCCCCCCAAGAAAGTAGAGAAGGAGCTGAAGCCCTACGGGTCCAGTGCCGCCAGCGCCctcaaggagaggaggagaagggagaagcaccGGGAGAAGTGGAGGGACGACAGGGACAAGCACAGGGACAGGCATGGGGACGGGCTCCTGCGGCACCACAAGGACGAGCAGAAGCCTGTGGCCAGGGACAAGGACAACCCTCCAAACCCTGTCAGAGACAAGTCCAGGGAGGAGAGTCTGAAACTCAGCGAGACCAAACTGAAGGAGAAGTTGAAGGAAAACCCCGAGAAAGAGAAGGGTGACCCGGCAAAGGTCAGCAATGGAAACGAGAAGCTGCCAGTGTCCAGAGACCCGGCCAAGAGAGACGCCCGGCCCAGAGAGAAGCTGCTGGGTGACGGTGACCTGATGATGACCAGCTTCGAGCGCATGCTCTCCCAGAAGGACCTGGAGGTCGAGGAGCGCCACAAGCGGCACaaggagaggatgaagcagaTGGAGAAGATGAGGCACAGGTCCGGAGACCCGAAGCTCAAGGAGAGGATGAAGCCCGCCGAGGATGCACGCAAGAAGAGTCTGGATGTCCCTCCAAAGAAGCCACCGGCGCCGGACCCTGCCCTGAAGGACAAGAAGCTCAAGGAGTCTGCCCCTGCCCCGCCAGCCACCGAGAACAAGCCCCACCCGGGAGCAGCTGTGGACACCAGGGACTGGTTGGCGGGACCGCACATGAAAGAggtcctgcctgcttctcccaggcCTGACCAGGGCCGGCCCACCGGGGTCCCCACACCCGCATCTGTGGTGTCGTGCCCCAGCTATGAGGAGGCCATGCACACGCCCAGGACGCCGTCCTGCAGTGCCGACGACTACTCCGACCTCATGTTCGACTGCGCAGATCCCCAGCCCGCGTCCAGCACGTCCGCCAGCgcctgctccccctccttcttcGACAGGTTCTCTGTGGCAGCGAGTGGGATTCCGGAGACCGCGAGCCAGACGCCTGCAAGGCCGTTGTGCACAAGCCTTTACCGTTCGGTCTCCGTCGACATCAGGAGGACCCCCGAGGAAGAATTCAGCCCTGGGGACAAGCTGTTCAGGCAGCAGAGTGTCCCCACTGCGTCCAGTTACGACTCACCAGGGCAGCCCCTGGAGGACAAGGCCCCTGGGCCCCCAGGCCCTGCCGAGAAGTTCGCCTGCTTGTCTCCGGGGTATTACTCCCCGGACTATggcatcccctcccccaaagcgGACACTCTGCACTGCCCGCCTGCGGCCGTGGTCAACgtcaccccctccccagagggTGCCTTCTCTGGTTTACAAGCAAAGTCCCCCCCTCCACACAGAGATGAGCTGTTGGCCCCATCCATGGAGGGCGCCCTGCCTCCTGACTTGGGCATCCCCTTGGATGCCACAGAGGACCAGCAGGCCACTGCCGCCATTATCCCCCCGGAGCCCAGCTATCTGGAGCCGCTGGACGAGGGGCCCTTCAGCACGGTCATCACGGAGGAGCCCGTCGAGTGGGCGCACCCGGCGGCCTCGGAGCAGGGCCTCTCCTGCAGCCTGATTGGGGGCACCCCTGAGAACCCTGTCAGCTGGCCTGTGGGGCCGGACCTCCTGCTTAAGTCCCCACAACGACTCCCAGAGTCCCCGCAGCATTTCTGCCCCAGTGAGGCCCTCCACCCGGCTGCCCCTGGGCCCTTTGGCGCCACGGAGCCCCcttacccaggctcccctgactCGTACCCTCTGTCGGCCACCGAGTCTGGACTTGAGGGCGCCAAAGGTGACGCGGTGGAGGCGGTCCCGGCCTCAGTCTCTGCCCCAGAGGAACCAGCTGCCTttgcccctgcctccaggctggaGCCCTTCTTCACCAACTGCAAACCGCTTCCGGAAGCTCCCCCCGACATGGCCCCGGAGCCTGCGTGTTTGACCACCGTGACTCAGGTGGAAGCTCTGGGGCCCATGGAAAGTAACTTCCTGGAGAACGGGCATGACCTTTCGGCCCTCGGCCAGGTGGAGCCGGTGCCCTGGCCTGACGGCTTCCCCAACTCTGAGGACGACCTAGATCTCGGGCCCTTCTCGCTGCCAGAGCTCCCCCCTCTTCAAGCTAAAGACGTTTCTGATGATGTCGAAACGGAGCCTGTAGAAGAGACTGCCCTCGTGCCTCCAGAAGAGAGCCCTGCGGGGCCCCCTGTGGTCCCGAATGGCGGGGATGTCCCTGCGTCAGCTGCCGAGGAGCAGCCTGCGCTGCCCCCCGACCAGGGGGCTCcccggctccccgctgagcctgaGCCCGAGCCCCCCGCCGAGCCCAAGCCAGATGCCTTGTTGGAAGCTGCGGTAGAGGCGGGGGCCGTGTCGGAGGGCAGGGTCCCCGAGGACTCCGACTCCAGCCTGGGGCCCGCACCGGCACCCCCCGAGCAGCATCCAccagggagtggagaggaggaggCCGAGGGCCAAGATCCCCCGGCCGCCTCCCACAGCGGGCCCGACGCCCCCGTGGACGGCCCGGCACCGGCGCACGCGGTGGATGGGGCTGGCCCTCTCGACGATGCCTGCCTCGAGGGACCGCTGGGCAGCCTCCAGCCCGAAGCCACGGAACCGGAGCCCAAACCCGCGGCCGAAGCCCCGAAGGCCCCCAAAGTGGAGGAGATCCCCCAGCGCATGACCAGGAATCGGGCCCAGATGCTGGCCAACCAGAGCAAGCAGAGCTCGCCCCCCTCGGAGAAGgagcccgcccccgccccagcccccagagcaAAGGGCCGCTGCTGTGAGGAGGAGGACCCCCAGGCCCAGCACCCACGCAAGCGCCGCTTCCAGCGCTCCAgccagcagctgcagcagcagaTGAACACGTCCACGCAGCAGACGCGGGAGGTGATCCAGCAGACGCTGGCCGCCATCGTGGATGCCATCAAGCTGGACGACATCGAGCCCTACCACAGCGACAGGTCCAACCCGTACTTCGAATACTTGCAGATCAGGAAGAAGATCGAGGAGAAGCGCAAGATTCTTTGCTACATCACGCCGCAGGCGCCCCAGTGCTACGCCGAGTACGTCACCTACACGGGTTCCTACCTCCTGGACGGCAAGCCGCTCAGCAAGCTGCACATCCCCGTG ATCgcgccccctccctctctggcggAGCCGCTGAAGGAGCTGTTCAAGCAGCAGGAGACGGTGCGGGGGAAGCTGCGACTACAGCACAGCATCGAGCGG GAAAAGCTCATTGTCTCCTGCGAGCAGGAGATCCTGCGGGTTCACTGCCGGGCGGCGAGGACCATCGCGAACCAGGCGGTGCCGTTCAGCGCCTGCACCATGCTGCTGGACTCGGAGGTCTACAACATGCCTCTGGAAAGTCAG GGGGATGAGAACAAGTCCGTGCGCGACCGGTTCAATGCCCGCCAGTTCATTTCCTGGCTCCAGGACGTGGACGACAAGTACGACCGCATGAAG ACGTGTCTTCTGATGCGGCAGCAGCACGAGGCAGCGGCGCTCAACGCCGTGCAGAGGATGGAGTGGCAGCTGAAGGTCCAGGAGCTGGACCCCGCCGGGCACAAGTCCCTGTGTGTCAACGAGGTGCCCTCCTTCTACGTGCCCATGGTCGACGTCAACGACGACTTCGTGCTTCTGCCAGCCTGA